GCGCCCGCTATGGGCTGGACGTCATCCGAAAGGCGGTGAAAGCAAAGGCCGCCGCCGCAGCCGGTGATTCCGGTGCGCTTCCCCCATCCGCAGGGCCAGGTACCGATGACACCACCGCCGCTGACCCTGATTGAGGGGGGAGCCACCGAGCTCGTCGGTCTGACGTCGGCCGAGTACCAGGCGCTGCAGCAGCTGGGCTTCGTCAATATCGCACTCACGCTCGATTCGGGTGTGTATGAGGTTGGCGCCGGCCGAAAGGTCGGTGCGGTCGCATTGGGCGAACGGCAAATCATCGTACGTCCCAAGATCACCGATCTGAATCGCCTGGTGTTTCTTCTGGGGTATGCCCGAGATCCGGGTTTTTGGCGCGATGACCCGGTCGGCCTCACCGGCGCGGACGAACTGCTACCCGGCATCGCCGAAGCGTTCGCCCGCATTGCTTCTCGCGCGGTGGAACAGGGCCTCTTGCAGGGCTATCGGACAATCACCGACCGACTGCCTGTCCTACGCGGGCGGATGCTGGCGGGGGAGCAGATGACTCGGCTGTACGGGTTGCCGGTTCCCCTCGCCGTCGAGTACGACGACTTCACCGTCGATATCGCCGAGAATCGCTTGCTGCTCATGGCGACCACACGCCTGCTGACCGTGCCTCGGCTCAGCGAGACCGCCCGGCGAAGGCTGCTACGGCTCCGGCGTGCTCTTGCTGATGTGTCCGCGCTGCCCCGCGGCGCCGCGCTTCCCAGTTGGCAACCAAGCCGCCTCAACGCTCGGTATCAACCGGCGCTTCGGCTGGCCCAGATCATCCTTGCCGCAGAATCATTCGAACACCACGTCGGCGATCTCAGAGTGACGGGCTACATGTTTGACATGTGGCGGATTTTCGAGGACTTCGTCACGACCGCATTGAGCGAAGCCCTGGCGGACTTGGGGGGACGGTGTGTGCCACAAGCACCGTTGCATCTGGACGAAGCGGATCGAGTCGATATTCAACCGGACCTCGTGTGCTACTTCGGCGATCAACCCGCAGCGGTGATCGATGCGAAGTACAAGGCCGAGCGGCCGGACGGCTTCCCGAACGCCGACCTCTACCAAATGCTGGCGTACTGCACTGTGCTCGGACTGCCGGAGGGGCACCTGCTTTACGCAAAAGGGAACGAGCCAATCAATACCCATCAGGTGCGTGGAGCCGGCGTGGTGATCCATTGTCATGCCTTGGATTTAGGGTCGCCCCCGGTGGGTCTGCTCCAGCAGGTTGAGGAGCTGGCTCGGAGGATCGCCTATCGTTCGGCGATCAATAAGTATAAAGTGAATGCGGCCGAGGCGACGGCAGCGACGTTGTTTACGGAGGTATGAAGTGGCCGAGGTTGAATTAGACGAGGTTGGCGAACTGGGAGACCAACTTCCCTCAGGCGCAGGCGCATTCCTCAAGACGGTCAAACATAAAAAGCCTCAAACAATCGCTGTGCGAGAATTTCTTGGATTTTGGGGGTACAAGCGACGCGGCGCGTCGATCGTACGAGTGATCGAGAGGGCGCTCGCTCAACGTGGTCTTACTTCATCGCCCGAGATTGTCAAAGCTGACTATTACGGTGACGTGACCATTTTGGACCGTCGAGATTTAGCGGAAGATGCAGATCTGGAGATTGGTTGGCCGATCTCATCTGTACTGGACGTCGAAAAGGAACTCATCGCGGTCGGCCCCGACGAGTCATTAATTGCTGTAGAAACCCTTATGGTCATGCATGATTTTTCTCAGATTCCCGTCCTCAGTAAAACGGGCCGCGACCTGTATGGATCTGTTACTTGGAAGTCTATTGCGCGGTGGAGTGGCGAGAGGTCTGAAGGGACGGCCAGGCAGGCGATGGATGCGAACAGTCACAGCGCCCAATCGAGTGAAAATCTGCTAGACCACATCGAAAATATCATCAAATACGAATATCTCTATATTAGAGATCCATCAAATATGTATGTCGGAATTTTGACGGCTACCGACCTCGCACAGAGCTTTCACTCAACTTCTGGTCCATTTATCAAGATCGGAGAGATAGAGAGTCGGCTTAGGGTAATTGTGAACGAACTTCCTCTTCCGGTGATTCAGCAAGCAAAGCAACCTACTGACCAATCGCGGCAGATTAATGACGCATCTGATCTAACCTTCGGTGAGTACGTGCGTATAATTCAAAATCCTGAGCACTGGGATCAATTGCGATTGCCATTTGATCGTGCAACTGTTGTGAAGAACCTGGAAGAGGTGAACCAGATCCGGAACGACGTCATGCATTTTAGGCCTAATCTGGATGGTCAAACAACTAGCGCGATCGATCGTTGTCTAAATTGGTTACGGGTTTCGCGATCCAAGTAGAGTGGAATGCTACTTCTTGGAGTGGATATGCGTGGGCATTCTATTGCTAACCGCCACGACGCCGACGATCAGCCACAGTCGCCCGTGACGCAACGCACGCAATCTGTTCCCGCAGTGGCAGATTCAGGACATGCTCCGCACTCGGTGCACACATACTTTCCGGGAGTCGTTCGCGCCCAGCACGGTGATGCGAGTGCGTCTTGGCCATAGATTCGTTCAACCCAACCCGGCCCACGTACATCCGGATTCCTGAGGCTCCGTTCCGGCTCGATGATGGGGATGCGCGCGGCGCAAGAGCCGCATCGCTCAAGCCCCCATCGGCTCCCACATGACCGGCAAGTGACAGAGAATACGTCGCCTTCTCGCTTGACCTCGGACGTATCCGCGCGTTGCCGGCACAGCGGGCAGTTGAATAGTGGGGCAACGGATTCTGCAGCGTTCGCGATAGCCGAGCTGAGTTCGCCGATGTGCCCTACGAAGTCCTTTTCCCACCCGGGCGACCTCGTACGGTCCGTTAGCCCGCGAACGACACCGTCAAGCGCAGTCCGTTCGCCAGGTGCCAGCGGCCGGCGGACACATAGCGTGTCACGGCTAGCACTGTGGAACAGCGGGCTGAGTCCACGTTGGGTGAGATCGGCGCCGAGCAGGCATTCGATCAAGCGCTGCGGAATCCTTTCGCCTGCAAGACGAA
The genomic region above belongs to Mycolicibacterium sp. HK-90 and contains:
- a CDS encoding McrC family protein, with the protein product MTPPPLTLIEGGATELVGLTSAEYQALQQLGFVNIALTLDSGVYEVGAGRKVGAVALGERQIIVRPKITDLNRLVFLLGYARDPGFWRDDPVGLTGADELLPGIAEAFARIASRAVEQGLLQGYRTITDRLPVLRGRMLAGEQMTRLYGLPVPLAVEYDDFTVDIAENRLLLMATTRLLTVPRLSETARRRLLRLRRALADVSALPRGAALPSWQPSRLNARYQPALRLAQIILAAESFEHHVGDLRVTGYMFDMWRIFEDFVTTALSEALADLGGRCVPQAPLHLDEADRVDIQPDLVCYFGDQPAAVIDAKYKAERPDGFPNADLYQMLAYCTVLGLPEGHLLYAKGNEPINTHQVRGAGVVIHCHALDLGSPPVGLLQQVEELARRIAYRSAINKYKVNAAEATAATLFTEV
- a CDS encoding CBS domain-containing protein; translation: MAEVELDEVGELGDQLPSGAGAFLKTVKHKKPQTIAVREFLGFWGYKRRGASIVRVIERALAQRGLTSSPEIVKADYYGDVTILDRRDLAEDADLEIGWPISSVLDVEKELIAVGPDESLIAVETLMVMHDFSQIPVLSKTGRDLYGSVTWKSIARWSGERSEGTARQAMDANSHSAQSSENLLDHIENIIKYEYLYIRDPSNMYVGILTATDLAQSFHSTSGPFIKIGEIESRLRVIVNELPLPVIQQAKQPTDQSRQINDASDLTFGEYVRIIQNPEHWDQLRLPFDRATVVKNLEEVNQIRNDVMHFRPNLDGQTTSAIDRCLNWLRVSRSK